One window of Trichomycterus rosablanca isolate fTriRos1 chromosome 2, fTriRos1.hap1, whole genome shotgun sequence genomic DNA carries:
- the LOC134302076 gene encoding GTPase IMAP family member 8-like: MDTKTLLSFVLLGKTHSGKSAAGNTILGQRAFTSTKSLTSVTQDVQKKRGTVLKIPVAVHDTPGFCNTELSDEQIRQKCQNVLNSCESESCLYLLVIRIGKFTAEERRTVEQIENLLGEDRLKKTCMLFTRGDELEKQNQTIEEFINQTHYLKKLVQKYENRYHVFNNKIRNSSEQVKNLMVKTTENSTSSDRTIVLLGKTGFGKSATGNTILGDKCFESKHGSKSVTRESEAQSGRVGGRNLTVIDTPGFFDTSVLNEELVTEIGKSIYLSSPGPHAFLLVLPVNIRFTEHEQEVIQKIELLFGDEVVKYTIILFTHEDLLEEDGNNVEDFISENESLRKLVEKCGGGYHVFNNRDNNNREQVSELLEKIDRMVEKNGGSCYSNEMFEEAARFKREDEVRMMQEKDKQSSNSSTNSDRRIVLLGQIGSGKGATGNTILGEKRFLSKLRMKTVTRKTEACTEHIKGRNVTVVDTPGLFDTSVPHEELDTEIGRSIYLSSPGPHAFLLVLKISDRFTEQEEEIIQKIKMLFGKEVAKYMIILFTYGDQLDEHEHVEDFINESESLRKLVEKCGGGYHVFNNRDKNNREQVSELLEKIDRMVEENGGSCYSNEMFEEAARLKREEEERMKQEEEEQKQREQELKQEEIENIKREIEARITQERQEEIENIKRETEAKIKLETQEEMNKLRSQLENKPQPSGFSQFWRKYKKYIILAVCGVTLVGAGLGIAAYCGGTVAFGAGAAVSKGGAVVFKGGAIAFKGGAIVFGGSVPALGGAAAATGGTVAVAKGGTAAVGAVAATGGAAAASAAGAVTAAAAGGGTDGTVAAAAAGGAVATAAAAGGAVATGRAVAAAIGGTVAAGSAFAAADSTVAVGCGAVVTGGSTAIIGGAVATTGVATCGCAVIGGAAQALKEEKKEKEK, encoded by the exons ATGGACACGAAGACGCTTCTCAGTTTTGTCCTGTTAGGAAAAACCCATTCAGGAAAAAGTGCAGCAGGAAACACAATACTGGGACAAAGAGCTTTTACTTCAACAAAGAGTCTCACATCTGTAACTCAAGATGTTCAGAAAAAACGCGGCACTGTATTAAAAATCCCGGTTGCTGTTCATGATACTCCAGGATTCTGTAACACAGAACTGAGTGATGAACAGATCAGACAGAAATGTCAGAATGTTCTCAACTCATGTGAATCAGAATCCTGTTTGTATCTTCTGGTCATCAGAATAGGCAAATTCACTGCAGAAGAGAGAAGAACTGTGGAGCAGATTGAGAATCTCTTAGGAGAAGATCGTCTGAAGAAAACCTGCATGCTCTTCACCAGGGGAGATGAACTGGAGAAACAAAATCAGACAATTGAGGAATTCATCAATCAAACACATTATCTGAAGAAGCTGGTGCAGAAATATGAGAACAGATACCACGTCTTCAACAACAAGATAAGAAATTCATCTGAGCAAGTGAAAAATCTGATGGTAAAA acaacAGAAAACTCCACCAGTTCAGACAGAACAATCGTCCTGCTGGGGAAAACTGGTTTTGGAAAGAGTGCAACAGGAAACACCATCCTGGGAGATAAATGCTTCGAATCTAAACATGGTTCAAAATCTGTAACCAGGGAGAGTGAAGCTCAGAGTGGACGTGTTGGTGGCAGGAATTTGACAGTGATTGATACTCCAGGGTTCTTTGATACTTCTGTGTTAAATGAAGAGTTAGTGACAGAGATAGGAAAAAGTATCTATTTATCCAGTCCAGGACCTCACGCCTTCCTCCTGGTTCTACCAGTAAACATCAGGTTCACAGAACATGAACAGGAAGTTATCCAGAAAATCGAATTGTTATTTGGAGATGAAGTGGTGAAATATACAATTATTCTCTTCACTCATGAAGATCTGTTAGAGGAAGACGGAAACAATGTAGAGGATTTCATTAGTGAGAATGAATCTTTAAGAAAGCTTGTAGAGAAGTGTGGAGGTGGTTATCACGTCTTCAACAACAGAGATAATAATAACAGAGAGCAGGTCAGTGAGCTGTTAGAGAAGATCGACAGAATGGTGGAGAAGAATGGAGGAAGCTGTTACTCCAACGAGATGTTTGAGGAAGCAGCCAGATTCAAAAGAGAGGACGAAGTGAGGATGATGCAGGAGAAAGATAAGCAAAGTTCCAACAGCTCCACCAATTCAGACAGAAGAATCGTCCTGCTGGGGCAAATTGGTTCTGGGAAGGGTGCAACAGGAAACACCATCCTGGGAGAGAAACGTTTCTTATCTAAACTTAGAATGAAAACTGTAACCAGGAAGACTGAAGCCTGTACTGAACATATTAAAGGCAGGAATGTGACAGTGGTTGATACTCCAGGGCTCTTTGATACGTCTGTTCCTCATGAAGAGTTAGATACAGAGATAGGAAGAAGTATCTATTTATCCAGTCCAGGACCTCATGCCTTCCTCCTGGTTCTCAAAATAAGTGACAGATTTACAGAACAGGAAGAGGAAATTATTcagaaaattaaaatgttatttggAAAGGAGGTGGCGAAATACATGATTATTCTCTTTACTTATGGAGATCAGTTAGATGAACATGAACATGTGGAGGATTTCATTAATGAGAGTGAATCTTTAAGAAAGCTTGTAGAGAAGTGTGGAGGTGGTTATCACGTCTTCAACAATAGAGATAAAAATAACAGAGAGCAGGTCAGTGAGCTGTTAGAGAAGATCGACAGAATGGTGGAGGAGAATGGAGGAAGCTGCTACTCCAACGAGATGTTTGAGGAAGCAGCCAGACTCAAaagagaggaggaggagaggatGAAGCAGGAGGAAGAAGAGCAAAAGCAAAGAGAACAAGAACTAAAACAAGAGGAAATTGAAAATATAAAGAGAGAGATAGAAGCAAGAATTACACAGGAAAGACAAGAGGAAATTGAAAAtataaagagagagacagaagcCAAAATCAAATTGGAGACACAAGaggaaatgaataaattaagatCACAGTTAGAAAATAAACCTCAACCCAGTGGATTCAGTCAGTTTTGGAGaaagtataaaaaatatattatattagctGTGTGTGGAGTTACACTTGTAGGGGCTGGTCTTGGTATTGCTGCTTATTGTGGCGGAACTGTTGCGTTTGGTGCTGGAGCTGCTGTTTCTAAAGGTGGAGCTGTTGTTTTTAAAGGTGGAGCTATTGCTTTTAAAGGTGGAGCTAttgtttttggtggttctgTTCCTGCATTAGGTGGTGCCGCTGCTGCCACTGGTGGTACTGTTGCTGTTGCCAAAGGTGGCACTGCTGCTGTTGGTGCAGTTGCTGCTACTGGTGGTGCAGCTGCTGCTTCTGCTGCTGGTGCTgttactgctgctgctgctggtggtGGTACTGATGGCAccgttgctgctgctgctgctggtggtGCTGTtgctactgctgctgctgctggtggtGCTGTTGCTACTGGTCGTGCTGTTGCTGCTGCCATTGGTGGAACTGTTGCTGCTGGCAGTGCTTTTGCTGCTGCTGACAGTACTGTTGCTGTTGGTTGTGGTGCAGTTGTCACTGGTGGCTCAACTGCTATAATTGGTGGTGCTGTTGCTACTACTGGTGTTGCTACGTGTGGTTGTGCTGTTATTGGTGGTGCTGCACAGGCTCTCaaagaagagaagaaagaaaaagagaaatag